Sequence from the Anaerolineae bacterium genome:
CTCTGAGGAGAGTTCCAGCCCATCTCGTTTCTTGGCGATGATATCTACCGCGCGCATGGAAGTTGCCTCCTTTGGCAGGATATGCGGTTCAGGCAGTCAATAATGACGAAATATGCGCCGGCCAGGCGATATCATCCATTATACCCGTTCCGCCTTGGGTGGCAATTCGATGGGCCGAAATAAAAAGGGGCGGCAGTGATACCGCCCCTCTATGGTTATGCTGGTGGGGTATTACAGCTCGCTGAGCTTTTCCGCCTCGCCGGGGAGCATGGGGTAGACGTGCTCCGGGCCGGGGAAGGTGCCGTTGCGCACCTCTTCGGCGTACTGGGCAAAGGCCTTTTTCATCTCCTCGGCCAGGTTGGCGTACTTCTTGACGAACTTGGGAGTGAAGGCCTCAAAGATGCCCAGCAGGTCGGAGACGATCAGAAGCTGGCCGTCGCAGTGGGGGCCGGCGCCGATGCCGTACACTGGGATACGGAGGCGCTCATGGATGAGCTTGGTCACCTCAGGGGCTACGGCCTCGACCAGCAGGGCATGCGCGCCGGCTTCCTGGACGGCCAAGGCGTCCTGCAGCATGAGCTTGGCGGTCTCCAGGGTGCGCCCCTGGGCCTTGAACCCGCCGAGCTGGCCGGAGGACTGCGGCGTCAGGCCGATGTGGCCGAAGACAACGATGCCGGCCTCGACGATGGCCTTGATCTTATCCGCCACGCGCACGCCGCCCTCGAGCTTGATGGCGTCTGCACCGGCTTCCTTGAGGAAGCGGCCGGCGTTATAGACCGCGTCCGCCGTGGTGGTCTGATAGGACATGAACGGCATGTCCCCGATGACAAAGGTGTTGGGCGCCGCACGGCGCACCGCCTCGGTATGGCGGATGCACATTTCCATGGTCACCGGGATGGTGCTCGGGTAGCCGTAGACGCACATACCGAGCGAGTCGCCGACCAACAGCATGTCCACGCCGGCGGCCTCGGCGCAGGCGGCGGTGGGCGCGTCATAGGCGGTGATCCAGACCACTTTCTCGCCGCGCTTCTTCATTTCGTAGAAGTCGAGGATCGATTTTTTCTTGGGCATGGGAATTCCTCCTTGCACGATTAGGTGAGTTACGCATGCATCCAGGCCGGCACCTGATGTATCGTGGCCAGGCGGACCAGCTCGTGAACATCGGGTGCCGACTCGAAGTGCCAGACGAGGTCGACCAGGCGGTCAATGCGCTCGGGTTCGACGATATCCTTAAGGAGCCAGCGGAATTTGCGTTCGACCTCTTCCTCGGTCCAGCCGGCGTACTTGACGCCGGCGTCTGCCGGCGCGGAGCGCAGGACGCGGCCGTCTTTGAGGGTGATTTCGGCGATGGCGAAGAAGCCGCCCTTGGGGTCGCCGGCCATGCCAAGGTTGTGCAGTTCGCTGAGTTCGGGCGATTCCTCCAGCTCAATGCGCGAGGCCAATTCGCGCACCTTCGGGTCCTGGAGACGGTATTCCAGGATCTGGCGCGGCCCCAGCTCGCCGTCCAGGAGATAGACGGCCAGCGGCCAGGCGGTGTTGAACTGCGCCTCTTCCGTAGTGGTAGGAAGCTTGTTGCCCAGGCGAACGGTCTCATGTGGGCCGACGATCTTGATGCGGGCGATGTCGTCCACGGTGATGTGATGTTCTTCCATGAGGCGCTTGGTGACGTTGATGGGCGGATGGCTCCAGGCACAGGAGGCGTAGATTTTGAAGCCGATGCCCTCTGTCATGATGTAATTCTCGCCCAGGTCGGCCACCCAATCGTAGTATTCCTCGAAGCCGAAGAGGCTTGGGATGCCGGTAAAGCCTCGGCGGGCCAGCAGGGCGGCGGTGATGCCGGTCATGGTGCCCCAGCCGATGCCGTGCTT
This genomic interval carries:
- the panB gene encoding 3-methyl-2-oxobutanoate hydroxymethyltransferase, encoding MPKKKSILDFYEMKKRGEKVVWITAYDAPTAACAEAAGVDMLLVGDSLGMCVYGYPSTIPVTMEMCIRHTEAVRRAAPNTFVIGDMPFMSYQTTTADAVYNAGRFLKEAGADAIKLEGGVRVADKIKAIVEAGIVVFGHIGLTPQSSGQLGGFKAQGRTLETAKLMLQDALAVQEAGAHALLVEAVAPEVTKLIHERLRIPVYGIGAGPHCDGQLLIVSDLLGIFEAFTPKFVKKYANLAEEMKKAFAQYAEEVRNGTFPGPEHVYPMLPGEAEKLSEL
- a CDS encoding MmgE/PrpD family protein — encoded protein: MCAQKLNGNELAVRFITSLSWDQIPEAAQRKARMALLDVLGATMAGTLTAVADITAGFAADVWPGTEATILWRGRRASAIGAAFANGYAANAIDIDDCGWYTKGHPGVQVFPTSLALCEARNLSGADLLTGMVIGYEIAHRAARIWHATHEIYQACGSWGSVACAAIAGHLLRLTPAQVHHALGIAEYHAPNLPMMRDIDHPTMVKHGIGWGTMTGITAALLARRGFTGIPSLFGFEEYYDWVADLGENYIMTEGIGFKIYASCAWSHPPINVTKRLMEEHHITVDDIARIKIVGPHETVRLGNKLPTTTEEAQFNTAWPLAVYLLDGELGPRQILEYRLQDPKVRELASRIELEESPELSELHNLGMAGDPKGGFFAIAEITLKDGRVLRSAPADAGVKYAGWTEEEVERKFRWLLKDIVEPERIDRLVDLVWHFESAPDVHELVRLATIHQVPAWMHA